In Sphingomonas phyllosphaerae, one DNA window encodes the following:
- the queA gene encoding tRNA preQ1(34) S-adenosylmethionine ribosyltransferase-isomerase QueA — MNVDLFDFTLPPERIALRPAAPRDAARMLVVTPGGLADRLVADLPALLRAGDLLVFNDTRVIPAQLEGTRGSARIGATLHKREGPRRWRAFVRNARRLRDGDAIDFGRDVTATAHDRAEDGSWALVFAGDEPVELLLERAGRMPLPPYIAGKRDTDARDAQDYQTMFAAEPGAVAAPTAALHFTTALLTALESAGVAHATLTLHVGAGTFLPVKAEDTADHKMHAEWGRIDAATAERLNAVRARGGRVIAVGTTSLRLIESATDAKGVIQPFEGDTSIFITPGYRFRGIDGLMTNFHLPRSTLFMLVSALMGLDRMQAAYAHAIGHDYRFYSYGDASLLLP; from the coding sequence TCACGCCCGGGGGGCTGGCCGACCGCCTCGTCGCCGATCTGCCGGCGCTGCTGCGGGCCGGCGACCTGCTGGTGTTCAACGACACGCGCGTGATTCCCGCGCAGCTGGAGGGCACGCGTGGATCGGCGCGGATCGGCGCGACGCTCCACAAGCGCGAGGGTCCGCGGCGCTGGCGTGCGTTCGTCCGCAACGCGCGGCGGCTGCGCGACGGCGACGCGATCGACTTCGGGCGCGACGTCACCGCGACCGCGCACGACCGCGCCGAGGACGGCAGCTGGGCGCTGGTCTTCGCGGGTGACGAGCCGGTCGAATTGCTGCTGGAGCGCGCCGGGCGGATGCCGCTGCCGCCGTATATCGCGGGCAAGCGCGACACCGACGCGCGCGACGCGCAGGACTATCAGACGATGTTCGCGGCCGAACCCGGTGCCGTCGCCGCGCCGACCGCCGCACTGCACTTCACCACCGCGCTGCTGACCGCGCTCGAGTCCGCCGGGGTCGCGCATGCGACGCTGACGCTCCACGTCGGTGCGGGCACGTTCCTCCCGGTCAAGGCGGAGGATACCGCCGACCACAAGATGCACGCCGAATGGGGGCGGATCGACGCGGCGACGGCAGAGCGGCTCAACGCGGTGCGTGCGCGCGGCGGACGCGTGATCGCGGTCGGCACCACCTCGCTACGGTTGATCGAGAGCGCCACCGACGCGAAGGGTGTGATCCAGCCGTTCGAGGGCGATACCTCGATCTTTATCACTCCCGGCTATCGCTTTCGCGGCATCGACGGCCTGATGACCAACTTCCATCTGCCGCGCTCGACATTGTTCATGCTGGTTTCGGCGCTGATGGGGCTCGACCGGATGCAGGCCGCTTACGCCCATGCGATCGGGCACGACTATCGCTTCTATTCCTACGGCGACGCGAGCCTGTTGCTGCCATAG
- a CDS encoding ferritin-like domain-containing protein — protein sequence MIDPFKALEILSAADARRAARRGFLKAAGGGAVLLGGASLLSGCYGDYGDTVDPTPTPSPTPTPTPTAITDSDVLNLALNLEYLEAQFYLYAVNGTGLSATQTASGGGTAGGTVTGGAKVDFSGDPMVGAYAREIAADEAAHVAFLRAALGSAAVAMPNINIDGGANGAFTVAARAAGVIGSSDTFNPYSSPENFLLGAFLFEDVGVTAYKGAAPLLTNKTYLEAAAGILAAEAYHAGIVRTVLYAKGMSTDALITATTKISDARDLLDGKPTDDTTRGIGADDDQGLVDASNGNAANLVPANVNGIAYSRSSEQVHNIVYLNATGANRTGGGFFPNGTNNPNAALRVGLSS from the coding sequence ATGATCGACCCGTTCAAGGCTCTCGAAATCCTGTCCGCCGCCGATGCGCGGCGTGCCGCCCGGCGCGGCTTCCTCAAGGCCGCTGGTGGCGGCGCGGTGCTATTGGGTGGCGCTTCGCTGCTGTCGGGGTGCTACGGCGATTACGGCGATACGGTCGACCCGACGCCGACGCCCTCCCCTACCCCGACGCCCACCCCGACCGCGATCACCGACAGCGACGTGCTGAACCTCGCGCTCAACCTCGAATATCTCGAGGCGCAATTCTATCTGTACGCGGTCAACGGGACCGGTCTGTCCGCAACGCAGACCGCCAGCGGCGGCGGCACCGCCGGCGGCACCGTGACCGGCGGGGCGAAGGTCGACTTCTCCGGCGATCCGATGGTGGGCGCCTATGCGCGCGAGATCGCCGCGGACGAAGCGGCGCACGTCGCCTTCCTGCGTGCAGCGCTTGGGTCGGCGGCGGTGGCGATGCCGAACATCAACATCGACGGCGGCGCGAACGGCGCCTTCACCGTAGCGGCGCGCGCGGCGGGCGTGATCGGATCGAGCGATACGTTCAATCCCTATTCGTCACCTGAAAACTTCCTGCTTGGTGCATTCCTGTTCGAGGACGTCGGGGTCACCGCGTACAAGGGCGCGGCGCCGCTGCTGACGAACAAAACCTATCTGGAAGCGGCGGCGGGCATCCTTGCCGCGGAGGCGTATCACGCCGGGATCGTGCGCACCGTCCTCTATGCCAAGGGCATGTCGACCGACGCGCTCATCACCGCGACGACGAAGATCTCCGATGCGCGCGACCTGCTGGACGGCAAGCCGACCGATGACACCACGCGCGGGATCGGCGCGGACGACGATCAGGGGCTGGTGGACGCCAGCAACGGCAACGCCGCCAATCTGGTCCCGGCCAACGTCAACGGCATCGCCTATAGCCGCAGCAGCGAGCAGGTGCACAATATCGTGTATCTGAACGCGACCGGCGCGAACCGTACCGGCGGCGGATTCTTCCCGAACGGGACGAACAACCCCAACGCCGCGCTGCGCGTCGGGCTGTCGTCGTAA
- a CDS encoding ferritin-like domain-containing protein: MQDARTEQDLLIETFDGRARRRENRRAFFTAALGVAAVGGAFAYADPALAQTSVTDSDVLNFALNLEYLEAQFYLYAANGTGLTSDLTASGGNTAGGTVTGGAQVDFTTDPLVGAYAREIAADELAHVKFLRTALGTAAVAMPNINISGAADGPFTAAALAAGVITSGAFNPYASPTDFLLGAFIFEDVGVTAYKGAAPLLSNKTFLEAAAGILAVEAYHAAIVRTTLYSKGVQGLIDATEKIAAARDSLDGAPTEDKVRGIAPNDDQGIAPSGSGDTLTANLSPLNSNGLAFSRTPGQVLNIVYLNPGTATMGGFFPNGVNGNIKSTT, encoded by the coding sequence ATGCAAGACGCCCGAACCGAGCAGGATCTGTTGATCGAAACCTTCGACGGCCGTGCGCGCCGCCGGGAAAACCGCCGTGCCTTCTTCACCGCTGCACTGGGGGTCGCCGCCGTCGGCGGGGCGTTCGCCTATGCCGATCCGGCACTGGCGCAGACCAGCGTCACCGACAGCGACGTGCTGAACTTCGCGCTCAATCTCGAATATCTCGAGGCGCAATTCTATCTCTACGCGGCCAACGGCACCGGACTGACCAGCGACCTGACCGCGAGCGGCGGCAACACGGCCGGCGGCACGGTGACCGGCGGTGCGCAGGTGGACTTCACCACCGATCCACTGGTCGGCGCCTATGCGCGCGAGATCGCCGCCGACGAGCTGGCGCACGTCAAGTTCCTGCGCACCGCGCTCGGCACGGCGGCGGTGGCGATGCCGAACATCAATATCAGCGGCGCGGCCGACGGGCCGTTCACCGCCGCCGCGCTTGCGGCCGGGGTGATCACGTCGGGCGCCTTCAATCCCTATGCCTCGCCAACCGACTTCCTGCTCGGCGCGTTCATTTTCGAGGATGTCGGGGTGACCGCCTATAAGGGTGCGGCGCCATTGCTGAGCAACAAGACCTTCCTGGAGGCCGCCGCAGGCATCCTCGCGGTCGAGGCGTATCATGCCGCGATCGTCCGCACGACGCTCTATTCGAAGGGTGTGCAGGGGCTGATCGACGCGACCGAGAAGATCGCCGCCGCGCGCGACTCGCTGGACGGCGCGCCGACCGAGGACAAGGTGCGCGGCATCGCGCCGAACGACGATCAGGGGATCGCGCCGTCTGGCAGCGGCGACACGCTGACCGCCAATCTGTCCCCGCTCAACAGCAACGGGCTCGCCTTCAGCCGCACGCCGGGACAGGTGCTCAACATCGTCTATCTCAACCCCGGCACGGCGACGATGGGCGGCTTCTTCCCCAACGGCGTCAACGGAAACATCAAGTCGACGACCTGA